The DNA window GATTATTCGCCGGAGCTGTTTCTGGATTTGCACGGCCTGACCCAACTGCAGGCCAAGCAGGAACTGGGGGCGCTGATCGCCGCCTGCAAGCGCGAGCACGTGCACTGCGCCTGTGTGATGCACGGGCACGGCAAACACATCCTCAAACAGCAAACGCCGCTGTGGCTGGCGCAGCACCCCGACGTGCTGGCGTTCCATCAGGCACCGAAGGAATGGGGCGGCAATGCCGCCATCCTGCTGCTGGTGGAGCTGGCGGAATAGCGCTGCGCAGAAACGACTCAGGGCGATGTCAGACATCGCCCTGAGTTTATTTTCGCACCGCGCGGCTCAGACCTTGGCCATTACCTGCGATGGGCTGACTTGCCATTCAAACTTGCCGTAGCTGCCGTCCGCCGGCAGATCGACGTTGGCGATCGCCGAGGTCGCGAACATCGGCGGGCACTCGCCCGGGCACAGTTCGGCGACCAGATACCCCACCAGCGGCAGGTGCGACACGATCAGCACCGAGCTCACCCCTTGCATCGCCAGCGCCTGCAGATAGCTGCCGACCTGTTCGGCGTTGCCGCCCGGGGTCAGCTCGGGCAGCACTTCTTCGCCCTCCGGCAGCGTCAAGGCTTCACGCACCGTCGCCAGCGTCTGTTCGGCCCGCAG is part of the Serratia surfactantfaciens genome and encodes:
- the sixA gene encoding phosphohistidine phosphatase SixA → MQVLIMRHGEAALEAASDAVRPLTLCGRDESRQMAAWLNTKSVDIERVLVSPYLRAEQTLATVREALTLPEGEEVLPELTPGGNAEQVGSYLQALAMQGVSSVLIVSHLPLVGYLVAELCPGECPPMFATSAIANVDLPADGSYGKFEWQVSPSQVMAKV